A window of the Synechococcus sp. LTW-R genome harbors these coding sequences:
- the rpaB gene encoding response regulator transcription factor RpaB has translation MPLDEQQRQSDASSVEASSEQRATVMVVDDEPAVRRVLVMRLQLAGYKVVCAEDGEEALTLFHKEQPDLVVLDVMLPKLDGFAVCRRLRAESCVPIIFLSALDAIAERVAGLDLGADDYLPKPFSPKELEARIATILRRVGRGSATNEPRDVPAGQGVLRVGDLVVDTNRRQVTRDGERIGLTYTEFSLLELLFREPGRVVPRAEILEQLWGYPPRRAADLRVVDVYVARLRGKLEPDPRNPELILTVRGTGYASQRMGENAPMAAAS, from the coding sequence ATGCCGCTCGACGAGCAGCAACGACAGAGTGATGCCTCATCTGTCGAGGCTTCGTCAGAGCAGCGCGCCACCGTGATGGTGGTGGATGACGAGCCGGCCGTGCGTCGCGTACTGGTCATGCGTCTCCAGCTGGCCGGTTACAAGGTGGTCTGCGCCGAGGACGGCGAAGAGGCGCTGACCCTGTTCCACAAAGAGCAGCCCGACCTGGTGGTGCTCGATGTGATGCTCCCGAAGCTCGATGGCTTCGCGGTTTGCCGGCGCCTGCGGGCCGAGTCCTGCGTGCCGATCATTTTTCTTTCGGCCCTGGATGCCATTGCCGAGCGGGTGGCGGGCTTGGATCTGGGGGCTGACGACTATTTGCCCAAGCCCTTCAGCCCCAAAGAGCTGGAGGCACGGATCGCCACGATCCTGCGCCGTGTGGGCCGCGGTTCGGCCACCAACGAGCCCCGTGACGTCCCCGCCGGTCAGGGGGTGCTTCGGGTTGGCGATCTGGTGGTGGACACCAACCGCCGTCAGGTCACCCGCGATGGTGAGCGCATTGGTCTGACCTACACCGAGTTCAGCCTGCTCGAGCTGCTGTTCCGGGAGCCCGGACGGGTGGTTCCCCGGGCCGAGATTCTCGAACAGCTCTGGGGTTATCCGCCACGCCGCGCCGCTGACCTGCGGGTTGTGGACGTCTATGTGGCCCGTCTGCGGGGCAAGCTCGAGCCCGATCCTCGCAATCCCGAGTTGATCCTCACCGTGCGCGGTACGGGTTACGCCTCCCAGCGCATGGGCGAGAACGCCCCGATGGCCGCCGCCAGCTGA
- the mreD gene encoding rod shape-determining protein MreD — MAGLHRHGLSVGSALVVPALTLLSPGWLSLNGVSPSWAVLWLLPWALADGPLSGAFAGLALGLLLDGLHVGHVTQLPALVLLGWWWGRLGRRGSPIERSFNLGLLAALGSLLLGGSFLLQWQFLGVLPEGGLQLLAAQALITALLAPLICSLLLLRWRKLLSARG, encoded by the coding sequence ATGGCTGGTTTGCATCGCCATGGCCTCAGCGTGGGCTCTGCCTTGGTTGTCCCGGCGTTGACCTTGCTGTCCCCGGGCTGGTTGAGCCTGAATGGCGTCTCCCCCAGTTGGGCCGTGCTTTGGCTGTTGCCCTGGGCCTTGGCGGATGGTCCCTTGTCCGGGGCGTTTGCGGGTTTGGCCTTGGGGCTGCTGCTCGATGGCTTGCACGTCGGACATGTCACCCAGCTGCCGGCTCTGGTGCTGTTGGGCTGGTGGTGGGGCCGTTTGGGCCGGCGGGGCAGTCCGATTGAGCGCAGCTTCAATTTGGGACTGCTGGCGGCCCTGGGCAGCCTGCTCTTGGGGGGCAGCTTTCTGTTGCAGTGGCAGTTCCTCGGCGTTTTGCCGGAGGGTGGCTTGCAGCTGCTGGCGGCTCAGGCTTTGATCACGGCCTTGCTGGCTCCCCTGATTTGTTCGCTGTTGCTGCTGCGTTGGCGAAAACTGCTCTCCGCCCGGGGATGA
- the egtB gene encoding ergothioneine biosynthesis protein EgtB yields MVSTSAAAVLPRLQEIRRATEALIEGLEAEDLCLQGMPDASPAKWHLAHTTWFFEEFLLSQREGYACADSRWCYLFNSYYEAVGERHPRPERGLLSRPSITEVLAWRQRVSEALMAELDHLPAALVELGLQHEQQHQELLLMDLLDGFSRNPLEPAANPLHDAPYDASWSSPSPQGWHRFEGGLVEIGLEPDSEVFHFDNEAPRHRIWLDPFAISHGLVTNGEYAAFIADGGYQRADLWMSEGWALVQERGWQAPRYWRGDWEFSLAGRRARHPDAPVRHISWFEADAYARWAGARLPEEGEWELAAGSGQLEKVFGCLWQWTGSPYRPYPGFTPAAGAIGEYNGKFMSSQFVLRGSCFLTPAGHERLTYRNFYPPHSRWMASGIRLAMGGQP; encoded by the coding sequence ATGGTGTCGACCTCAGCTGCCGCCGTCTTGCCGCGGCTGCAGGAGATCCGCCGTGCCACGGAGGCCCTGATCGAAGGCCTGGAAGCCGAGGACCTCTGCCTCCAGGGGATGCCGGACGCCAGTCCCGCGAAATGGCATCTGGCCCACACCACCTGGTTTTTCGAGGAGTTCCTGCTGAGCCAGAGGGAGGGCTACGCCTGCGCCGACAGCCGCTGGTGCTACCTCTTCAACAGCTATTACGAGGCCGTCGGCGAACGGCACCCCAGGCCGGAGCGGGGCCTCTTGAGCAGACCCTCGATCACCGAGGTGCTGGCCTGGCGCCAGCGGGTCAGTGAGGCCCTGATGGCCGAACTGGATCACCTTCCCGCAGCCCTGGTGGAACTCGGACTGCAGCACGAGCAGCAGCACCAAGAGCTGCTGTTGATGGATCTCCTGGACGGCTTCAGCCGCAATCCGCTCGAACCAGCCGCCAACCCACTCCACGACGCGCCCTACGACGCCAGCTGGAGCAGTCCGAGTCCCCAGGGCTGGCACCGCTTCGAGGGGGGCCTCGTGGAGATCGGCTTGGAGCCTGACTCGGAGGTCTTCCACTTCGACAACGAGGCGCCCCGGCACCGGATCTGGTTGGACCCCTTCGCGATCAGCCATGGGCTGGTGACCAATGGCGAGTACGCCGCCTTCATCGCCGATGGGGGCTACCAGCGCGCCGACCTCTGGATGAGTGAGGGCTGGGCCCTGGTGCAAGAACGGGGCTGGCAGGCGCCGCGCTACTGGCGCGGTGACTGGGAGTTCAGCCTCGCGGGCCGGAGGGCACGCCATCCCGACGCTCCCGTCAGACACATCAGTTGGTTTGAAGCCGATGCCTACGCCCGCTGGGCTGGGGCCCGCCTCCCCGAAGAAGGCGAATGGGAACTGGCGGCCGGCAGCGGGCAGCTCGAGAAGGTGTTTGGCTGCCTGTGGCAATGGACCGGCAGCCCCTACCGGCCCTATCCGGGTTTTACGCCCGCCGCAGGGGCCATTGGTGAATACAACGGCAAATTCATGAGCTCGCAGTTCGTGCTGCGGGGCAGCTGCTTCTTGACCCCAGCCGGCCACGAACGCCTCACCTACCGCAACTTCTACCCGCCCCACAGCCGTTGGATGGCCAGCGGGATTCGACTGGCTATGGGGGGCCAGCCATGA
- the egtD gene encoding L-histidine N(alpha)-methyltransferase produces the protein MTSTLHRSGTPELLDLHPAAADMRQLVIEGLSQTPKQLPAWFLYDAEGSRLFDLICQQPEYSLTKTETALLEDQAQAMAAALGDGTLVEFGAGSARKVGPLLEALQRPAYVALDISADHLAQACARLQKDHPDVPMVGICCDYSQLEQLPSHPLLQQRRLGFFPGSSLGNFTTTAAETLLRQFRRLLGPDGTLLIGIDQPKATERLEAAYDDAAGISARFALNLLERLNRDLGCDFDLDQFRYQARWVAAASHIEMALISQRDQTVQACGRSWHFAEGESLITETSHKYSPEAFLNLAARAGWTSEARWSDPRNDLSLHLLKQAD, from the coding sequence ATGACCAGCACCCTGCATCGCAGCGGCACCCCCGAACTGCTCGATCTGCATCCCGCCGCCGCAGACATGCGCCAGCTGGTGATTGAGGGCCTCAGCCAAACCCCCAAACAATTGCCCGCCTGGTTTCTCTATGACGCCGAGGGCTCGCGCCTCTTCGACCTGATTTGCCAGCAGCCCGAATACAGCCTGACCAAGACCGAAACCGCGCTGCTTGAGGACCAGGCCCAGGCCATGGCCGCGGCCCTTGGGGACGGCACCCTGGTGGAATTCGGCGCCGGCAGCGCCCGCAAGGTTGGACCGCTGCTCGAGGCGCTGCAGCGGCCGGCCTACGTCGCCCTCGACATCAGCGCGGACCATCTCGCCCAGGCCTGCGCGCGGCTCCAAAAGGACCATCCAGACGTGCCGATGGTGGGTATCTGCTGCGACTACAGCCAACTGGAGCAGCTCCCCAGCCACCCCTTGCTGCAGCAGCGGCGCCTGGGTTTCTTCCCCGGCAGCTCCCTGGGGAACTTCACCACCACAGCCGCCGAGACCCTGCTGCGGCAATTTCGGCGTCTGCTTGGTCCTGATGGAACACTGCTGATCGGGATCGACCAGCCCAAGGCAACGGAGCGGCTCGAGGCGGCCTACGACGATGCAGCCGGTATCTCCGCCCGCTTCGCCCTGAACCTGCTGGAGCGGTTGAACCGCGACCTCGGCTGTGATTTCGACCTCGATCAGTTCCGCTACCAAGCCCGCTGGGTCGCCGCAGCCAGCCACATCGAAATGGCCCTAATCAGCCAGCGGGATCAAACCGTGCAGGCCTGTGGCCGCAGCTGGCACTTCGCTGAAGGAGAGTCCTTAATCACCGAAACGAGCCACAAGTACAGCCCCGAGGCCTTTCTGAACCTGGCCGCGCGGGCGGGCTGGACCAGCGAGGCCCGTTGGAGTGATCCCCGCAATGACCTATCGCTGCACCTGCTGAAGCAGGCAGACTGA
- a CDS encoding rod shape-determining protein, with protein sequence MFFKRFQLSRDIGIDLGTANTLMYVSGKGIVLQEPSVVAIDLERGVPLAVGDEAKLMLGRTPGNIRAVRPLRDGVIADFDAAEQMIKTFIQKGNEGRGIVAPRLVIGIPSGVTGVERRAVREAGLAGARNVHLIEEPVAAAIGAGLPVTEPVGTMIVDIGGGTTEVAVLSLGGTVLSESVRVAGDELSDSISTYLKKVHNLVVGERTAEEIKIRIGSAFPDDAHDESTMDVRGLHLLSGLPRTIPVRAGDIREAMAEPLNVIVEAVKRTLERTPPELAADIVDRGIVLAGGGALVRRITDLISHETGILVHIADDPLLCVVNGCGRVIEDYQRLERVLDTPDFSRLSA encoded by the coding sequence GTGTTCTTCAAACGTTTCCAGCTCTCCCGCGACATCGGCATTGATCTCGGGACGGCGAACACCCTGATGTACGTCAGCGGCAAGGGGATCGTCCTGCAGGAACCCTCCGTGGTGGCGATCGACCTGGAGCGGGGTGTACCCCTCGCGGTGGGTGATGAGGCCAAGCTGATGCTGGGCCGCACCCCTGGAAACATCCGCGCGGTGCGCCCGCTGCGCGATGGCGTTATCGCTGATTTCGACGCCGCCGAGCAGATGATCAAGACCTTCATTCAGAAAGGGAATGAGGGCCGCGGCATCGTGGCGCCCCGCTTGGTCATCGGCATCCCCAGTGGTGTCACCGGTGTCGAGCGCCGCGCGGTGCGCGAAGCCGGCTTGGCGGGGGCCCGCAATGTTCATTTGATTGAGGAGCCCGTCGCGGCCGCGATTGGAGCGGGTCTACCGGTCACCGAGCCGGTGGGCACGATGATTGTCGACATCGGCGGCGGCACCACCGAGGTGGCCGTGCTGTCCCTGGGCGGAACAGTGCTCAGTGAGTCGGTGCGGGTTGCCGGCGATGAGCTCAGCGATTCGATCAGCACCTATCTCAAAAAGGTGCACAACCTGGTGGTTGGTGAGCGGACCGCTGAGGAGATCAAGATCCGGATTGGCTCCGCGTTCCCCGACGACGCCCACGACGAGTCGACGATGGATGTCCGGGGTTTGCACCTGCTCTCGGGCTTGCCCCGCACGATTCCCGTGCGCGCCGGCGACATCCGCGAGGCGATGGCGGAACCCCTCAACGTGATCGTAGAGGCGGTTAAACGGACCCTGGAGCGCACGCCTCCGGAGTTGGCGGCCGACATCGTCGATCGGGGCATCGTGCTGGCGGGCGGCGGTGCTTTGGTCCGCCGCATCACCGACCTGATCAGCCACGAGACCGGGATCTTGGTGCACATCGCCGACGACCCCTTGCTCTGTGTGGTCAACGGTTGCGGCCGCGTGATCGAGGACTACCAGCGCCTTGAGCGGGTGCTCGACACCCCTGACTTCAGCAGGCTGAGCGCGTGA
- the mreC gene encoding rod shape-determining protein MreC encodes MAGRILRVPLLQKLLQAWPWWLLLAVLAGVRLTKGAGVLDAYALLTRPFWPGPAQSEWLRSAQQLDQQTRLQQLESDNARLRGLIALDQARGARVSAPVISRQASGWWQQLELGQGSLQGLRAGSAVLAPGGLIGRVASVTPTTARVALLTNSTSRLGVWVPRVKRHGLLIGGDTPRPRLQFLDKDTGVRPGDVVTTSPASTLLPPNLTIGVVQSVDEELVPAPDAVVQLSAPIDAVDWVQLVSR; translated from the coding sequence ATGGCTGGCCGCATTCTTCGTGTCCCCCTGCTGCAGAAGCTGCTGCAGGCCTGGCCCTGGTGGCTCCTGCTCGCGGTGTTGGCGGGGGTACGCCTGACCAAGGGGGCCGGCGTCCTCGATGCCTACGCTCTCCTCACCCGTCCGTTTTGGCCGGGCCCAGCCCAGTCGGAATGGCTGCGCTCCGCCCAGCAGTTGGACCAGCAAACCCGGCTGCAACAGCTCGAGAGCGACAACGCCCGTCTGCGCGGTTTGATTGCTCTGGATCAAGCCAGGGGTGCGCGCGTCTCGGCTCCGGTGATCTCTCGTCAGGCCTCCGGTTGGTGGCAGCAGTTGGAGTTGGGTCAGGGCAGCCTGCAGGGGTTGCGTGCTGGCTCGGCTGTACTGGCTCCAGGCGGGCTGATTGGTCGCGTAGCCAGCGTCACCCCAACCACCGCCCGTGTCGCCCTGTTGACCAACAGCACCAGTCGCCTGGGGGTCTGGGTCCCGCGGGTGAAGCGCCATGGATTGTTGATTGGCGGCGATACGCCGCGGCCGCGGCTGCAGTTCCTCGATAAAGACACGGGGGTGCGTCCTGGGGATGTGGTCACCACGTCACCGGCCAGCACCTTGTTGCCTCCCAACCTCACCATCGGCGTTGTGCAGAGCGTCGATGAAGAGTTGGTCCCGGCCCCGGATGCCGTCGTTCAGCTGAGTGCCCCGATCGACGCCGTCGATTGGGTGCAGTTGGTGTCCCGTTAG
- the lysS gene encoding lysine--tRNA ligase: protein MSELRETRLEKGKALAELGQGPYALRFEPSHRTAELQQAHADLPNGEERDVAVAVAGRVMTRRVMGKLAFFTLADETGPIQLFIEKATLGDDFGHLTSLVDAGDLIGVSGSLRRTDRGELSVKVQSWQMLSKSLQPLPDKWHGLADVEKRYRQRYLDLIVSPDTRETFRRRAVAVSSIRRWLDERGFLEIETPVLQSVPGGADARPFETHHNALDLPLTLRIATELHLKRLVVGGFERVYELGRIFRNEGISTRHNPEFTSIEVYQAYADYNDMMDLTEQLIAHVCQQVCGTTRINYQGTEIDLTPPWRRATMHELVLDATGLDFSAFSSRAEAAAAMQAQGLAVPELADSVGRLLVEAFDQKVESTLIQPTFVIDYPVENSPLARAHRSKPGLVERFELFIVGRETANAFSELIDPVDQRQRLEAQMARKAAGDDEAQEVDEDFINALEVGMPPTGGLGIGIDRLVMLLTDSPSIRDVIAFPLLRPEARSGAVPPAMG, encoded by the coding sequence TTGTCTGAGCTGCGCGAGACCCGCCTCGAGAAAGGCAAGGCCCTAGCGGAGTTGGGCCAGGGTCCCTACGCCCTGCGCTTTGAGCCCAGTCACCGCACCGCTGAGCTGCAGCAGGCCCATGCGGACTTGCCCAATGGTGAAGAACGGGACGTGGCCGTTGCCGTGGCCGGCAGGGTGATGACCCGCCGCGTGATGGGCAAGCTCGCCTTTTTCACCCTGGCCGATGAGACCGGTCCGATCCAGCTCTTCATCGAGAAGGCGACCCTCGGAGACGACTTTGGTCACCTCACATCCTTGGTGGATGCCGGCGACCTGATTGGGGTCAGCGGCAGCTTGCGCCGCACCGATCGCGGTGAGCTGTCCGTGAAGGTCCAGAGCTGGCAGATGCTCAGCAAGAGCTTGCAGCCCCTGCCGGACAAGTGGCATGGCTTGGCCGATGTGGAGAAGCGCTATCGCCAGCGCTACCTCGACCTGATCGTGTCGCCGGACACCCGCGAAACCTTCCGTCGCCGGGCCGTGGCGGTCAGTTCGATCCGCCGCTGGCTGGATGAGCGTGGTTTCCTTGAGATTGAAACTCCGGTGCTGCAAAGCGTGCCGGGTGGCGCCGACGCGCGTCCCTTCGAGACCCATCACAACGCTCTGGACCTGCCGCTGACCCTGCGGATCGCCACCGAATTGCACCTCAAACGCCTGGTGGTGGGCGGCTTTGAGCGGGTCTATGAGCTGGGCCGGATCTTCCGCAACGAAGGCATCAGCACCCGGCACAACCCTGAGTTCACCTCGATCGAGGTGTATCAGGCCTATGCCGACTACAACGACATGATGGATCTCACGGAGCAACTGATTGCTCACGTGTGCCAGCAGGTCTGCGGGACGACCCGCATCAACTACCAGGGCACGGAGATCGACCTGACGCCCCCTTGGCGCCGGGCAACCATGCACGAGCTGGTGCTCGATGCGACCGGCTTGGACTTCAGCGCCTTCAGCAGCCGGGCTGAGGCGGCCGCGGCGATGCAGGCCCAGGGCTTGGCCGTTCCGGAACTGGCGGACTCGGTGGGACGTCTGTTGGTGGAAGCCTTCGATCAGAAGGTGGAGAGCACCCTGATCCAACCCACCTTTGTGATCGATTACCCGGTTGAGAACTCACCGTTGGCGCGGGCCCACCGCAGCAAGCCTGGTCTGGTGGAGCGCTTTGAGTTGTTCATCGTCGGCCGCGAAACGGCCAATGCCTTCAGCGAATTGATTGATCCTGTCGATCAGCGCCAGCGGCTCGAAGCGCAGATGGCTCGCAAAGCCGCCGGTGATGACGAGGCCCAGGAGGTGGACGAGGACTTCATCAATGCCCTCGAGGTGGGCATGCCCCCGACGGGCGGTTTGGGCATCGGCATTGACCGTCTTGTGATGTTGCTGACCGACAGCCCGTCCATCCGCGACGTGATCGCCTTCCCCTTGCTGCGTCCTGAGGCGCGATCGGGCGCAGTGCCGCCTGCAATGGGATAA
- a CDS encoding YdcF family protein — MGFLLSKLLPLLVYPLGLGLLLQLAGLTSDRRAKLSRALGASGIAMVWLFAMPVTSRQLIWGLEERAAALTPQAIPNADAIVVLGGGLKPALPPRRGVEVSEGGDRLLTGVRLMRQKKAGTLVTSGAQISFTAADPAPAEAFSAKVLAEELGVPSQRILPNPLSKTTAEEARDIGQLAQARGWRTVLLVTSAFHLPRSLATFEKRSGLTVIPVACDFLLPERQRLGRPTASSFIQDLLPDAGALYLSSVALKEHLGLALYRLKGWA; from the coding sequence ATGGGCTTTCTGCTCTCCAAACTGCTGCCGTTGCTGGTCTATCCCCTAGGCCTGGGGTTGCTGCTGCAACTCGCCGGACTCACCAGTGACCGCAGAGCCAAACTCAGCCGCGCCCTAGGGGCCTCAGGCATCGCCATGGTCTGGCTGTTTGCCATGCCAGTCACCAGCCGACAGTTGATCTGGGGCCTGGAGGAGCGGGCGGCGGCGCTCACGCCACAGGCGATCCCCAACGCCGACGCCATCGTCGTGCTCGGCGGCGGCCTCAAGCCGGCCTTGCCACCGAGGCGGGGGGTTGAAGTGAGCGAAGGGGGAGATCGCCTACTGACAGGGGTGCGGCTGATGCGCCAGAAGAAGGCGGGCACCCTGGTGACCAGCGGTGCCCAGATCAGCTTCACCGCGGCGGATCCCGCCCCCGCCGAAGCCTTCTCCGCCAAGGTCCTGGCCGAGGAACTCGGAGTACCAAGCCAGCGGATCCTGCCCAACCCCCTCTCGAAAACCACCGCCGAAGAAGCCCGCGACATCGGCCAACTCGCCCAAGCGCGGGGCTGGAGAACGGTGCTGCTGGTCACAAGCGCATTTCACCTGCCGCGCTCGCTCGCCACATTTGAGAAGCGCAGCGGCCTCACGGTGATTCCAGTCGCCTGCGATTTCCTATTGCCGGAGCGACAACGATTGGGACGCCCCACGGCGAGCTCCTTCATTCAAGACCTCCTGCCCGATGCAGGAGCGCTGTACCTGAGCAGCGTGGCCCTCAAGGAACACCTGGGGCTAGCGCTCTATCGCCTTAAGGGCTGGGCATGA
- a CDS encoding sugar ABC transporter substrate-binding protein → MRRPQRLAGALLAAMAMAGVLSACAPARRQATDRQSIQFWTLDLAPKFNGYLNDVIARWEHQNPGYDVVWTDVPWGSVERKLLAAVFARTAPDVVNLNPLFAANLASKGGLQPLEPLLPEGSSTTYLPRIWQAGQSAAPDGQPQQFAIPWYLTARITLANTQILSEAGYSEPPRTWAEVPAYAEAVKRRTGRYALFVTVVPEDSAELLESLVQMGVTLLDGRQRAAFNTPAGRQAFAFWSDLYRRGLLPREVVSQGYRRAIELYQSGELAQVGSGAEFLRSIQTNAPQVAAATRPYPPLTGANGAANVAVMTLAIPRQSKVAEPATRFALFLTDASNQARFAEQARVLPSSIGALQNVKAVLEAEQPATQPEQLVRQARLLSAQTLSSARVLVPASPGVKRLQAIVYTQLQRAMLGQASSDAALAEAERQWNAYAAGRWP, encoded by the coding sequence ATGAGGAGACCACAGCGTCTGGCGGGCGCCTTGCTGGCGGCCATGGCCATGGCCGGCGTGCTTTCGGCCTGTGCCCCGGCGCGTCGCCAGGCCACCGACCGCCAATCGATCCAGTTTTGGACCTTGGATTTGGCCCCCAAATTCAATGGCTACCTCAACGACGTCATTGCCCGCTGGGAGCACCAGAACCCCGGCTATGACGTGGTTTGGACCGATGTTCCCTGGGGCTCGGTCGAGCGGAAATTGCTGGCGGCGGTGTTCGCGCGGACAGCCCCCGATGTGGTGAACCTGAATCCGCTCTTCGCCGCCAATTTGGCCAGCAAAGGTGGCCTCCAGCCCCTGGAGCCGTTGTTGCCCGAGGGCTCTTCAACGACCTATCTGCCGCGGATCTGGCAAGCCGGCCAAAGTGCCGCGCCCGACGGGCAGCCGCAGCAGTTCGCCATTCCTTGGTATCTGACGGCCCGCATCACCCTGGCCAACACGCAGATCCTGAGTGAGGCCGGCTACAGCGAGCCTCCGCGCACCTGGGCCGAGGTGCCCGCCTACGCCGAAGCCGTGAAACGCCGGACGGGTCGCTACGCACTCTTTGTCACGGTCGTTCCCGAGGACTCCGCGGAACTGCTGGAGTCGCTGGTGCAGATGGGGGTGACGCTCCTGGACGGGCGTCAGCGGGCTGCGTTCAACACGCCGGCGGGGCGACAGGCGTTTGCCTTCTGGAGCGATCTCTATCGCCGCGGCTTGCTGCCCCGCGAGGTGGTCAGCCAGGGCTACCGGCGGGCGATTGAGCTCTACCAAAGCGGCGAACTGGCCCAGGTAGGCAGCGGCGCGGAATTCCTGCGCAGCATCCAAACCAATGCGCCCCAGGTGGCCGCGGCCACTCGTCCCTATCCGCCCCTTACCGGGGCCAATGGTGCCGCCAATGTGGCGGTGATGACCCTGGCCATTCCCCGCCAAAGCAAGGTGGCGGAGCCGGCGACTCGCTTCGCCCTGTTCCTGACGGATGCCAGCAATCAGGCTCGCTTTGCGGAGCAGGCGCGGGTCCTTCCCTCCTCCATCGGTGCGCTGCAGAACGTCAAGGCGGTCTTGGAGGCGGAGCAACCGGCGACGCAACCGGAGCAGTTGGTGCGGCAGGCCCGCCTGCTCTCGGCTCAAACCTTGTCCTCAGCCCGGGTGTTGGTGCCGGCTAGCCCTGGCGTGAAACGGCTTCAGGCCATCGTCTACACCCAGCTCCAGCGGGCGATGTTGGGCCAGGCCAGCAGCGATGCGGCCTTGGCGGAGGCTGAGCGTCAGTGGAACGCCTACGCGGCGGGTCGCTGGCCCTAG
- a CDS encoding cysteine synthase A translates to MGASTPGIASGFVGAVGQTPLIRLNALSALTGCEILGKAEFMNPGGSVKDRAALGILLEAEEQGVLKPGGTVVEGTAGNTGIGLTHLCNARGYRAVIVIPETQSAEKIGLLRSLGAEVRTVPAVPYKDPNNYVRLSGRIAEEIPGAVWANQFDNLANRRAHYRTTGPEIWEQTGGQVDAWVAATGTGGTYAGVALYLKEQKPQLRCVLADPHGSALYSWATSGELSSEGNSITEGIGNSRVTANLEGAPVDDAVRIHDQDALQTIYDLLWQEGLFLGGSVGINVAAAVETARRMGPGHTIVTVLCDSGDRYRSRLYDAEWLKGKGLQQPERAA, encoded by the coding sequence ATGGGCGCCAGCACTCCGGGGATTGCATCCGGCTTTGTCGGTGCGGTGGGCCAGACCCCGCTGATTCGTCTGAACGCCCTGAGTGCCCTGACCGGCTGCGAGATCCTCGGCAAGGCTGAGTTCATGAACCCGGGCGGGTCGGTCAAGGACCGGGCGGCCCTCGGGATTCTGTTGGAGGCCGAAGAGCAGGGCGTCCTCAAACCTGGCGGCACCGTGGTCGAGGGCACGGCGGGTAACACCGGGATTGGCCTGACGCACCTCTGCAATGCCCGTGGTTACCGGGCGGTGATCGTGATCCCGGAGACCCAATCCGCGGAGAAGATCGGTCTGCTGCGTAGCCTGGGGGCCGAGGTGCGCACCGTTCCCGCCGTTCCCTACAAGGACCCCAATAATTACGTCCGCCTCTCGGGCCGCATCGCGGAAGAGATCCCGGGGGCGGTCTGGGCCAATCAGTTCGACAACCTCGCCAACCGCCGCGCCCACTACCGGACCACGGGTCCGGAGATCTGGGAGCAAACCGGCGGCCAGGTGGATGCCTGGGTGGCTGCCACGGGCACTGGCGGCACCTATGCCGGTGTGGCGCTCTATTTGAAGGAGCAAAAGCCACAGCTGCGCTGTGTCCTGGCGGATCCCCATGGCAGCGCCCTGTACAGCTGGGCCACCAGCGGCGAACTCAGCAGCGAGGGCAACTCGATCACGGAGGGCATTGGCAATAGCCGCGTGACCGCGAACCTGGAGGGAGCTCCGGTGGACGACGCGGTCCGGATCCACGATCAGGATGCGCTCCAGACGATTTACGACCTGCTTTGGCAGGAGGGTCTGTTCCTGGGCGGATCCGTCGGCATCAATGTGGCCGCAGCCGTCGAGACAGCCCGTCGCATGGGGCCGGGCCACACCATCGTCACGGTCCTCTGCGACAGCGGAGATCGCTATCGGTCACGGCTTTATGACGCTGAGTGGCTGAAGGGCAAAGGTCTGCAGCAACCTGAGCGCGCGGCCTGA
- a CDS encoding hercynine metabolism small protein: protein MAREDQRRASRELREGLIERLEELYGEAFEQLTTQNLGEGAIARLTQLLLRSREAAITPLQEEIEAPLITRPPSA, encoded by the coding sequence ATGGCGAGGGAAGATCAGCGGCGAGCCTCCCGGGAACTGCGGGAAGGCCTGATTGAGCGGCTCGAGGAGCTCTACGGCGAAGCCTTCGAACAGCTGACCACGCAGAACCTCGGGGAGGGCGCCATCGCCCGGCTCACCCAGTTGTTGCTGCGCTCGCGGGAGGCGGCGATCACTCCCCTGCAGGAGGAGATCGAAGCGCCCCTGATCACCCGACCCCCCTCGGCATGA